The proteins below are encoded in one region of Triticum aestivum cultivar Chinese Spring chromosome 1B, IWGSC CS RefSeq v2.1, whole genome shotgun sequence:
- the LOC123131618 gene encoding uncharacterized protein isoform X2: MRLPPYRRGQMASQQEKGICLPGSTSRASATLGQIPSSLGCFALRGREIEPVAAAQALGDAFEFLSDLVNRFPLPTLGGEYTRPAQPVADPVDAVAESSIADVGDASPARQPDLNDACASSNLFAPDSKQSMCRDDPQAPFWTKRENITTDSVSVRPTSSQL; the protein is encoded by the exons ATGCGGCTGCCCCCGTACCGGCGTGGCCAAATGGCGTCGCAACAGGAAAAAGGAATCTGCCTACCCGGCTCGACCTCTCGGGCATCTGCTACTCTCGGACAGATTCCCTCTTCCCTCGGGTGCTTTGCTCTGCGCGGCAGAGAGATCGAACCAGTGGCGGCGGCACAGGCGCTGGGAGATGCATTCGAGTTCCTATCAGATCTGGTTAACAG ATTCCCTCTTCCCACGTTGGGTGGTGAATACACGCGGCCGGCGCAGCCGGTTGCAGATCCGGTGGACGCAGTAGCCGAGTCCAGCATTGCTGATGTTGGTGATGCCTCGCCGGCGCGGCAGCCAGACCTGAACGACGCTTGCGCGTCCAGCAACTTGTTCGCACCGGATTCAAAACAGTCAATGTGCAGGGACGACCCGCAGGCACCGTTCTGGACGAAGAG GGAGAACATCACTACCGACTCCGTCAGTGTGAGGCCTACTTCAAGTCAACTGTAA
- the LOC123131618 gene encoding uncharacterized protein isoform X1 yields MRLPPYRRGQMASQQEKGICLPGSTSRASATLGQIPSSLGCFALRGREIEPVAAAQALGDAFEFLSDLVNRFPLPTLGGEYTRPAQPVADPVDAVAESSIADVGDASPARQPDLNDACASSNLFAPDSKQSMCRDDPQAPFWTKRCFIIIATRMSSHILVPPFCVHRENITTDSVSVRPTSSQL; encoded by the exons ATGCGGCTGCCCCCGTACCGGCGTGGCCAAATGGCGTCGCAACAGGAAAAAGGAATCTGCCTACCCGGCTCGACCTCTCGGGCATCTGCTACTCTCGGACAGATTCCCTCTTCCCTCGGGTGCTTTGCTCTGCGCGGCAGAGAGATCGAACCAGTGGCGGCGGCACAGGCGCTGGGAGATGCATTCGAGTTCCTATCAGATCTGGTTAACAG ATTCCCTCTTCCCACGTTGGGTGGTGAATACACGCGGCCGGCGCAGCCGGTTGCAGATCCGGTGGACGCAGTAGCCGAGTCCAGCATTGCTGATGTTGGTGATGCCTCGCCGGCGCGGCAGCCAGACCTGAACGACGCTTGCGCGTCCAGCAACTTGTTCGCACCGGATTCAAAACAGTCAATGTGCAGGGACGACCCGCAGGCACCGTTCTGGACGAAGAG GTGTTTTATCATAATTGCCACACGCATGTCAAGTCATATACTCGTGCCGCCGTTTTGTGTGCACAGGGAGAACATCACTACCGACTCCGTCAGTGTGAGGCCTACTTCAAGTCAACTGTAA
- the LOC123131618 gene encoding uncharacterized protein isoform X3, whose translation MRLPPYRRGQMASQQEKGICLPGSTSRASATLGQIPSSLGCFALRGREIEPVAAAQALGDAFEFLSDLVNRFPLPTLGGEYTRPAQPVADPVDAVAESSIADVGDASPARQPDLNDACASSNLFAPDSKQSMCRDDPQAPFWTKRKRYY comes from the exons ATGCGGCTGCCCCCGTACCGGCGTGGCCAAATGGCGTCGCAACAGGAAAAAGGAATCTGCCTACCCGGCTCGACCTCTCGGGCATCTGCTACTCTCGGACAGATTCCCTCTTCCCTCGGGTGCTTTGCTCTGCGCGGCAGAGAGATCGAACCAGTGGCGGCGGCACAGGCGCTGGGAGATGCATTCGAGTTCCTATCAGATCTGGTTAACAG ATTCCCTCTTCCCACGTTGGGTGGTGAATACACGCGGCCGGCGCAGCCGGTTGCAGATCCGGTGGACGCAGTAGCCGAGTCCAGCATTGCTGATGTTGGTGATGCCTCGCCGGCGCGGCAGCCAGACCTGAACGACGCTTGCGCGTCCAGCAACTTGTTCGCACCGGATTCAAAACAGTCAATGTGCAGGGACGACCCGCAGGCACCGTTCTGGACGAAGAG AAAGAGATATTACTGA